A region of Paraburkholderia largidicola DNA encodes the following proteins:
- a CDS encoding MarR family winged helix-turn-helix transcriptional regulator: MKTHFDERFGFLISDVGRLVGKRFDDLARLSIDLTRAQCRALAYLSFYGDINQARLADLLEVAPISAGRLLDRMEEGGWIERLGNPRDRREKQIRITEKAERTLDEAKRVGDQVAAEGLSGLTEEETKQLISLLQKVRGNLTRIVDK, translated from the coding sequence ATGAAAACCCATTTCGACGAGCGCTTCGGCTTTCTCATTTCGGATGTCGGCCGGCTGGTCGGCAAGCGGTTCGACGACCTCGCGCGGCTGTCGATCGATCTGACGCGCGCGCAGTGTCGGGCGCTCGCCTATCTGTCGTTCTACGGCGATATCAACCAGGCGAGGCTCGCGGATTTGCTGGAGGTCGCGCCCATTTCCGCCGGCCGGTTGCTGGACCGGATGGAGGAGGGCGGCTGGATCGAGCGCTTAGGCAATCCGCGCGACCGGCGCGAGAAGCAGATCCGGATAACGGAGAAGGCGGAAAGGACGCTCGATGAAGCCAAGCGGGTCGGCGATCAGGTCGCGGCCGAAGGGCTGAGTGGCTTGACCGAGGAAGAAACGAAGCAGCTGATTTCGTTGCTGCAGAAGGTGCGGGGGAATTTGACGAGGATCGTCGATAAGTGA